A single window of Eucalyptus grandis isolate ANBG69807.140 chromosome 1, ASM1654582v1, whole genome shotgun sequence DNA harbors:
- the LOC104445213 gene encoding remorin 4.1, whose translation MLSIENHRQRPTTSSSTGSVDDDDEQQFRDIHALTPPPPPPAPPSSRRRDPWETGSHGRSSSLSMGSDVASSENFTTMSREFSALVIAGSAISTETEHGTSNGGNGNNLTMIGEEDDGTPVEETNPLAIVPDNNPLDEVRRSVSPPRRPGPSVAGGGGGPGDQVTVQRVKKEEVEAKISAWQNAKVAKINNRFKREDAVIGGWESEQVHKASSWMKKVERKLEEKRAKALEKMQNDIAKARRKAEERRASAEAKRGTKAARVLEIANLMRAVGRAPAKRSFF comes from the exons ATGCTGAGCATCGAAAACCATCGCCAGAGGCCTACCACAAGCAGCAGCACCGGATCAGTCGACGACGACGATGAGCAGCAGTTCAGAGACATCCACGCCCTGaccccgccgcccccgccgccggccCCGCCCTCTAGCCGCAGGAGAGACCCGTGGGAGACGGGCAGCCACGGACGGTCGTCCTCTCTGTCCATGGGCAGCGACGTGGCCTCCAGCGAGAACTTCACCACCATGAGCAGAGAGTTCAGCGCCCTCGTCATCGCCG GCTCTGCCATCAGCACCGAGACCGAGCACGGGACGAGCAACGGCGGGAACGGGAACAACTTGACGATGATCGGAGAAGAAGACGACGGCACTCCGGTGGAGGAGACGAACCCACTGGCGATCGTCCCGGACAACAATCCCCTGGACGAGGTTAGGCGGAGCGTTAGCCCTCCGAGGCGACCGGGGCCAAGcgtggccggcggcggcggcggcccggGAGACCAGGTGACGGTGCAGAgggtgaagaaggaggaggtggaggcgaAGATAAGCGCGTGGCAGAACGCGAAGGTGGCCAAGATCAACAACAGGTTCAAGCGGGAGGACGCCGTCATCGGCGGCTGGGAGAGCGAGCAGGTCCACAAGGCCTCTTCTTGGATGAAGAAGGTCGAG AGGAAGCTGGAGGAGAAGAGGGCGAAGGCCTTGGAGAAGATGCAGAACGACATCGCCAAAGCGCGCCGgaaggcggaggagaggcgggcAAGCGCAGAGGCCAAGCGGGGGACCAAGGCCGCCAGGGTCCTGGAGATCGCCAACCTGATGAGGGCCGTCGGTCGGGCACCCGCCAAGAGATCCTTCTTCTGA
- the LOC104445173 gene encoding pentatricopeptide repeat-containing protein At5g14770, mitochondrial yields the protein MDAIERTLEKLDNENISTNIITYTSIICGYIKRGMFDGAVSIMKMMDQLKISPNIYTYAALIDGFFKGGRQEVALDLYSEMKSRGLEENEFVVDAIMNNLKREGKMEEAQELIKDVISRGLLLDRVNYTSWMDGLFKVGKESDALKLAQEMMEKEVGLDVVAYNVLIKGLLKLGKDELESVFAEMRDFGLTPDHATYNTMIKACIEKRNLDNALKLWDDMEISGLTPNLITYNILVKGLCETGLIEKAFYVVNKMCNHGLCPTFTMYRALLDASSKGRRADAVWQMHEKLLEMGLALNQAVCNYLIITFCRLGMTKRATLVLEDMKKKEIPCDIITYNALILGYCKGSHLNKAFALYSQLLVEGVSPNNATYNTLMGGLASNGLMREADELFGEMKRNGLLPDAMTYNTLITGHGKVGNRKEFMKLYCEMITKGFVPKTSTYNVLINDFSQVGKMEQARELMKEMQARGVSPNSATYDILICGWCELSNKLGLDKVLKRSYKAEAKRLLTEMNEKGFVPCESTLSHIGFTFSKRGKQVDAERFLKEFYKWRSID from the coding sequence ATGGATGCAATAGAACGGACACTAGAAAAGctggataatgaaaatatttcaacaaataTCATTACATATACTTCCATCATATGCGGTTACATTAAGAGAGGCATGTTTGATGGAGCTGTCAGTATCATGAAGATGATGGATCAGCTAAAAATATCACCAAACATATATACTTATGCTGCTCTAATTGATGGCTTCTTTAAAGGAGGTAGACAAGAGGTTGCTCTTGATCTTTACAGTGAAATGAAAAGTAGGGGtttggaagaaaatgagttTGTAGTTGATGCTATCATGAACAACTtgaaaagggaaggaaagatGGAGGAAGCTCAAGAGCTTATTAAGGATGTAATATCTAGAGGACTGTTGCTTGATCGAGTGAATTATACATCTTGGATGGATGGCTTGTTCAAGGTAGGGAAGGAGTCCGATGCCTTAAAACTCGCTCAGGAAATGATGGAAAAAGAAGTTGGGTTGGATGTTGTTGCATATAATGTGTTGATCAAAGGTCTTTTGAAGCTCGGCAAAGATGAACTGGAATCAGTGTTTGCTGAAATGAGAGATTTTGGTTTGACTCCAGACCATGCTACATACAATACGATGATAAAAGCATGTATTGAGAAAAGGAACTTGGATAATGCTCTCAAACTTTGGGATGACATGGAGATCTCAGGTTTAACTCCAAACCTGATCACATATAACATTCTCGTGAAGGGACTATGTGAAACTGGCCTGATAGAAAAAGCATTCTATGTGGTAAACAAGATGTGCAACCATGGTTTATGCCCTACCTTCACTATGTATAGGGCTTTGCTAGATGCATCCTCAAAAGGCAGGAGGGCCGATGCAGTTTGGCAAATGCACGAGAAACTTCTAGAAATGGGCCTTGCACTCAACCAGGCAGTGTGCAACTACCTCATAATTACATTTTGCAGGCTTGGGATGACCAAGAGAGCCACTTTGGTTTTGGAAGatatgaagaaaaaggaaatcccaTGTGATATAATTACATACAATGCCTTGATTCTTGGGTATTGCAAGGGAAGCCATCTGAATAAAGCTTTCGCTTTATACTCTCAATTGTTGGTTGAAGGGGTTTCTCCAAATAATGCGACATACAATACTCTTATGGGTGGTCTGGCATCTAATGGTTTGATGAGAGAAGCTGATGAATTATTTggtgaaatgaaaagaaatggcTTACTTCCCGATGCTATGACATACAACACTTTGATCACTGGCCATGGTAAAGTTGGAAACAGAAAGGAGTTCATGAAACTCTACTGTGAGATGATAACTAAAGGCTTTGTTCCGAAAACCAGCACTTATAATGTGCTTATTAATGATTTTTCTCAGGTGGGAAAAATGGAACAGGCTAGAGAGCTGATGAAAGAGATGCAAGCGAGGGGTGTGTCACCTAACTCTGCAACCTATGATATTCTAATTTGTGGTTGGTGCGAGCTTTCTAATAAGCTGGGGCTGGATAAAGTGTTGAAAAGGTCATACAAAGCAGAGGCAAAAAGACTACTAACtgagatgaatgagaaaggattTGTACCATGTGAAAGTACCCTCTCTCATATTGGTTTTACCTTTTCAAAACGTGGGAAACAAGTTGATGCCGAAAGgtttttgaaagaattttacAAGTGGAGGAGTATAGATTGA
- the LOC120294801 gene encoding pentatricopeptide repeat-containing protein At5g14770, mitochondrial-like — protein MAMRRFTRRFTSPPSPPPPHLLRRGGSNHQHSASSNPNPFRGVSVLFSRSHSTMIPPSKSRLYASFFCTLIHLFLTCGRYAKAVDAFASMRSRGILPGLASWNRLMHGFNASGLVSQVRVLYSEMIDCGVAPNVFTKNVVVHALCKLGDVNSALELLRSDSDVDTVTYNTVTWGFCRLGLVRDGFGLCSAMVRSGISLDSFTYNILVKGFCDIGMVEYAEWVLGNLVSGGISRDVIGLNILIDGYCKRGDVSRGLELMDVMKGQGLLPDIVSYNTLINGFCRAGDVVKANSLIEEISRISTTQDGEGCRDLQANLITYTTLMSSYCKNKSLDEAFSLYEEVVMSGFLPDAVAYGSIVNGLCKCSRLSEAGILLGEIEDMGIDPNHIVFTTLIDSNLKNGKYVDALALVSQMVVRGIVFDVVVYTSLMDGLFKLGKVEEAEKVFRL, from the coding sequence ATGGCGATGAGGCGGTTCACTCGCCGCTTCACCTCCCCCccctctcctccgccgcccCATCTCCTCCGCCGCGGCGGCAGCAACCACCAGCATTCGGCCTCCTCCAACCCCAATCCCTTCCGCGGCGTCTCGGTCCTGTTTTCTCGCAGTCACTCCACGATGATTCCGCCTTCCAAGTCGCGCCTTTACGCCTCCTTCTTCTGCACCCTCATACACCTCTTCTTGACCTGCGGCAGGTACGCCAAGGCCGTGGACGCCTTCGCCTCGATGCGGAGCCGCGGGATCCTGCCCGGCTTGGCCTCGTGGAACCGGCTCATGCACGGGTTCAACGCCTCCGGCTTGGTCTCTCAGGTGAGGGTTCTCTACTCCGAGATGATCGACTGCGGCGTTGCTCCTAATGTCTTCACGAAGAACGTGGTGGTCCACGCTCTGTGCAAATTGGGGGACGTGAATTCGGCCCTTGAGTTGCTTCGGAGCGATTCGGATGTCGATACAGTTACTTATAATACGGTCACGTGGGGATTCTGTAGGCTGGGTTTGGTACGGGACGGTTTTGGGTTGTGCTCGGCGATGGTGAGGAGCGGGATTAGTCTCGATTCTTTTACTTACAATATATTGGTGAAGGGGTTTTGTGATATTGGGATGGTAGAGTATGCTGAATGGGTCTTGGGAAATTTGGTTAGTGGGGGGATTAGCAGGGATGTGATAGGTTTGAACATTTTAATTGATGGTTATTGCAAACGCGGTGATGTGAGTCGGGGGCTCGAGTTGATGGATGTCATGAAAGGGCAGGGTTTGTTGCCTGATATTGTTAGTTATAATACCTTGATCAATGGGTTCTGCAGAGCCGGTGATGTTGTTAAGGCTAACAGCCTTATTGAAGAAATTTCTAGGATCAGCACTACACAAGATGGAGAGGGCTGTAGGGATTTGCAAGCAAACCTCATTACGTACACTACACTCATGAGTTCATACTGTAAGAATAAGAGCCTCGACGAAGCATTCTCCTTGTATGAGGAGGTGGTCATGAGTGGGTTTTTGCCTGATGCTGTTGCTTATGGTTCGATTGTGAATGGCCTGTGCAAATGCAGTAGGTTGAGCGAAGCAGGGATTCTCTTAGGAGAGATTGAGGATATGGGGATCGATCCTAATCATATTGTGTTCACTACTCTGATTGATTCCAATCTGAAGAATGGGAAATATGTGGATGCTCTTGCACTTGTAAGCCAAATGGTAGTCCGTGGGATTGTTTTTGACGTGGTCGTGTACACTTCTTTGATGGATGGGCTCTTCAAGTTGGGCAAAGTTGAGGAGGCAGAGAAGGTGTTTAGACTATAA